The genomic DNA CCGAGCGTTGTCGCCGGGCACGTTCCGTATCCCGTGATCGCGGTCCCGACCAGCGTTGGGTATGGTGCGTCGCTGGGCGGTATCACCGCGTTGTTGTCTATGTTAACAAGTTGTGCGTCGAACGTTTCGGTGGTGAACATCGATGCCGGCTTCAAAGGTGGCTACGTCGCCGGGCTGATCGCCTGCGGTCAACAAGCCCCTCCGCAATCCGATGGTGAATGAAATGACAACCCGATCCCCTGCCCTGCCCCAACTGGCACCTCGCGACGCCGACAGCCATAAAGGCGACTACGGCAGGGTCTTGTTGATCGGCGGTTCTCCCGGAATGGCCGGTTCGATTTCGCTGTCGGCGAGCGCGTCGATTCGATCGGGAGCCGGGCTGGTGACGGTGGCGGTTCCGCGCCGCTGCCTGGAAACCGTCGCCGGATATGACCGCTGTTATATGACGGTCGCGCTGCCCGATGACCTCAAGGGTTTTTATGAGCTAGCCGCGTCGCGAGTCGCCCAGCTTTCCGAATCGGCGACCGTTTTGGGCTGCGGTCCCGGGATGCGGACGGGCGTTGGGGCCGAGGGGATCGTGAAGACGCTGTGTTCGCAGGAGAGCGACAAGCCGCTGGTCTTCGATGCCGATGCCCTGAATTGTTTGTCGCAGTGCGACGACTGGAAATCGATGCTTGCCCCGCGGATGATCCTGACGCCTCATCCGGGCGAATGGGAGCGGTTGAGTGGCGTGGCGGCCAGCGATCGGAAGGCTCAGGAGGCCGCAGCGGTCGAGACGGGCAAGGCGACCGGTGCGACGATCGTCTTGAAGGGATCGAAGACGTTTGTCACCGATGGCAAGAAATCGGTTCACAATTCGACGGGCAATCCGGGGATGGCCAGCGGCGGTAGCGGCGACGTGCTGACGGGCGTCTTGTGCGGCCTGTTGGCTCAAGGCCTGGCGGTTTTCGAAGCCGCTCATTTGGGAGTCTTCGTCCACGGCCGGGCGGGCGATTTGGCGGCTGAATCGGTGGGGCAGATCAGTCTGTCGGCCAGCGATCTGTTGCAGCATCTGCCAGCGGCGTTCATGTCGCTGTCGGATCAATAAGGCCGCAATTTCCGCGATCAAACGGTGGGCGGTGGGCATCAGCGGCTTCGCAGTGCATAATCGACCGACGTTTTGAACCGCCCTCCCCTCCCCTGTTCTGGCCTCCGACGGACGTTGATAAATCTGTGACATTGATTCGTGATCTCGATCAGGCATCGCAAGTTGCTCGAGGAGGTGCCATCAGCATCGGCAATTTCGATGGCGTTCACCGTGGACATGCGGTTCTGCTGAAACAATTGCGTCAGTTGGCCGATGAAGTGGGCGGGCCGGCGGTGGTGCTGACCTTCGATCCGCATCCCGCTTCGCTGCTGCGACCCGACCAGGCGCCGGTCCCGCTGACCTGGATCGAGCGGCGTGCGGAGCTGTTGTATCGGCTGGGAGTCGATCGCGTGATCGCATGCCGTCCGACCGCCGAACTGCTGGGGCTTTCGGCTACCGACTTTTTTCAGCAGGTGATCCGCGAGCGGTTGGATTGCCAGGCGATGGCCGAAGGGCCGAACTTCTATTTCGGCAAAGATCGCCAAGGGGACGTCGAGATGCTGGGCCATTTGTGCCAGCGTGCTGCGATCCCGCTGCGGATCGTCGAACCCTTGGATAATCAAGGGCAGATGGTTTCCAGCACGATGGTTCGGGCAGCGATCGCCGATGGACAGATCGAAGCGGCCAACGCGATGCTGACCGCACCTTATCGAATCTCGGGTCTGGTCGCTGTGGGTTCACAGCGTGGGGCGGGACTCGGTTTTCCAACGGCGAATCTCTCCGATTTGAAGGTCCTTGCGCCAGCCGCGGGGGTCTATGCGGGGCAGACTTGGGTGGGCGGAACCGCCTATCGCGCGGCGATTCACATCGGGCCAAACTTGACATTTGACGAGGGCCAATGCAAAGTCGAGGTCCATCTGTTAGATTTCACGGGTGATTTGTACGGCGAAAGACTGGAAGTCCAATTCAACCGGCGAGTCCGTGGCATCGTCAAGTTCGCCTCTGTCGATGACCTTCGCAATCAACTCGGGCGCGATATCGCGACGGTTCGGAACGAACCGCTCTCGTGATTCCCTCGCTGCCCTGTTATCCATTTCCATCTCAATCTAAGTACACGATCGGACCCTCGCATGCCCGTCAACTGGAAAAAGTTCAAAGACACCATCGCCCACTACGAGAACTTTGTTTTAACCAGCCACATCCGCCCCGATTGCGATGCGCTGGGGAGCGAGTTGGGAATGGCGGAGGTGCTGCGAGCGGTCGGCAAGAAGGTGCGGATCATCAACGCCCACGATACGCCTCCCGGTCTGCAGTTCTTGGATCCGGCGGGGAACATCGAAGTCCTGCGTCGACATGTCGAAGCCGAAGACATTCAGACCGACTGCATCATGGTCTTGGACACCAGCGCCTGGGCTCAATTGGGTGCGATGGCTCAAGTTGTCGAAGAGACCCGCGCCGACAAATTGATCGTCGATCATCACTTGGGTGAAGACGATATGGGAGCGTTGTTGTTCAAGGACACCAGCGCCGAAGCGACCGGTCATTTGGTCGTTCAAGCTGCCGACGCCTTGGGCGTGCCGTTGACCAAGAAGATGGCGATGCCGTTGTACGCAGCGATCGCAACCGATACCGGATGGTTCCGCTTCAGTTCGACCAGCGCCGACACCTACCGCTGCATCGCCCGCTTGGTCGACGCGGGCGCATCGCCGACGGAGATCTACGGCGATCTGTACGAACGCGACACGTTGGGCCGAGTGAAATTGCGCGGCCGAATTTTGTCGCGGACCACAGCGGAACTCGGCGGCCGATTGGTCTACACCTGGGTCTTGGCCGAAGACTTTGAAAAGACCGGCGCGTTGCCCAGCGACACCGAAGATGCGATCAATCTAACGCTTGCGATCGCCGGCACCGACGCCGCCGTGATCATGATCGAACAGCTGAAGGGAGGCTTCAAGTTGAGCTTCCGCAGTCGCTGTGAAATGAACTGCAACGACGTCGCCCGCGTCTTCGGCGGCGGCGGCCACAAAGCCGCAGCCGGCGCATTCATCGAAGGCAACATCGAATCGGTCAAAGAAAAAGTCCTGCCCGTCGTGATGGAAATGATGAAGTAATTCATCGCGGCGAAAGATCCGCTTTGCCCACGGCGTGGTGGCTTGGCAGAATAAAAGGATTCGATGGCGATATCGGATTCTTGATTCTGCCAGAGGTGAAGAGCCATGCCGATCTATGTGGATGCGGAGATCCAGGTATTCCCGGAGCCTGAGTTTCATTCGCTGGCCGAACGGGTTGTTGGTATCGCGTTTGACGTCCATCAATCTTTTGGACGTTTGCTGGACGAAGAGATCTACAAGAATGTGATCTCTGGCCGTTGTCACGCTGCGGAAATTGTTCCGGCACGGCGTGAAGTGGAAATCGTCGTCCAGCACGACGATTTTCGAAAATCGTATTTCATGGACAGCTTGCTCGCCAACGGCCTGATGGTCGAGGCGAAGGTGGTCGAGGAGCTTGCGGATGTTCATCGGGCCCAGGCGATCCACTATCTATTGCTGACCGGCATGCATCATGGACTGCTGCTTAATTTTCGGCCGGGGAAAGTGGAGAAGTGGTTCGTTTCGACGTCGCTTGATTTGAACGAGCGGCGGCGGTTTGAGGTCGACGATTCCGACTGGCAGCCACGCACCGTTGCAAGTCGAAAGCTTCAGCGACTTGTCGAAGATCTGCTGCTCGACTGGGGAGCCTTTCTGCAGACTTCACTCTATCGACAAGCGATCACTCACTTTTTTGGTGGCCCAGAGATCGCGTTGCGTCGCGTTCCTGTTTACGACGCCGGGCGGCAGGTGGGCACTCATGAAGTTTGCATGCTGGCGGAAGGTACTGCAGTTGCAGTTACCGGTTTGAGTTCCGGTCAACCTGCAATGGCCGATCATCTTCGTCGGTTTCTCTGTCACACCGATCTGACAACCATGGATTGGGTTAACCTCGACAAACACCAGATCACCTTCCGGACAATAACACGTTAACGCGGTCTCTTGAAAAGGAGAGGAAGAATGATGTTAGCAGGATGATGTTGGCAGGATGATGTTGGCAGGATGATGTTGGCAGGATGATGTTGGCAGGATGATGTTGGCAGGATGATGTTGGCAGGATGATGTTGGCAGGATGATGTTGGCAGGATGATGTTGGCAGGATGATGGGGGCAGGATGATGGGGGCAGGATGATGGGGGCAGGATGATGGGGGCAGGATGATGGGGGCAGGATGATGGGGCAGGATGATGGGGGCAGGAGATGGGGGCAGATGATGGGGGCAGAATGATGGGGGCAGAATGATGGGGGCAGAATGATGGGGGCAGAATGATGGGGGCAGAATGATGGGGGCAGAATGATGGGGGCAGAATGAGTCGGCGGTGGATTTTTAGGGTGAATGAATTGGCAGACTGCACCAATACTCTGTCGCCCAAATTGCAATAGAAGCAATCTTTGTAGCTGTCTACTTAGAGAATTGCTTTCTTATTATTCTGCCCCCATCATTCTGCCACTTGTTATTGCCTGATTCGCTCGGCATGAGTGCTTTGTGGGTTGGCAGAATGATTTGGCGGTAGACTTTTTTAGGATGAATGGGCTGGCCGTATCAGAGCTCATCCGTCTACATCGCGACAAAGCCATTCTTCGTAGACATCTACTTGGAACCGTTTCTTATTATTCTGCCTCCGTCATTCTGCCACTTGCGATTCCCCGATTCCTCATTTGCTTCAGTATCGGTCGGTTTAGCCGCCGAAGCCGCTGTAGCGGCGGACGCCGCGGGCGTACATTACGCGGCAGACGATGATTAGGACGACGACCCAGCCGGCTTCGATCAGTAATTCCTGCCCGAGTTCATCGGGGGGGATCTTGCCTAAGAAGACCGCGGCGGGGAAGTAGGCGAGGTATTTCAGCGGCAGTAGTTGGACGAACCATTCGATTTCGTCGGGCAGCAGCGTGATCGGGAACATGTGTCCCGACAAGAAGAAGCTGAACAGCATGTAGATGAACAGCAGCGAGCTGACTTCGAGGAACCAGAACCCGATCAATCCGATCGCCGCTTCTAAGAAGAACCCGATCAAGAAGCCCATCACGAGCGTGGCGGCAAAGGCGGCGATGATCGTCGGATCGGGCCAGCCGTCGACAAAATAGCTACGGCACAAAAAGAAGACAAACGCAAACGGCAGCGTGGCGACTGAATAGTACGCGACTTTGTGCGCGACGCGCCCCAGCAGCAAGAAGCCCAGCAGATCGATCGGCTGGATCATGAACTTCTTGATCTCGCCGTCGCGGATCTGCCTCGCGATCCCGCTCGATAAGCCCGGCATGCTGCTGAACGCCCGAGCGACCATGGTGATCAGATAATAAGCGACCATGTCGTGGAAGCGGAAACCGCCAAACGTCGTCTCTTCTCCCGGTCGTTCCATCGATGCAAAGACCGCCGACCACAAGAAGATCTGCGTGATGATCGGCAGGAATCGCATCAGCGTACCGAGTGCAAAATCGCCTCGGTAGACCAGTCGTTCCTCCAGCGAGATCCGCACGATCATCCACCAGGTCTTCAGGCGTTGGGTGAGCGGTGAGGAGGATTGTGTTGCGGTGGACATGCTTGCGGTTCTTTGGCGGGGTGGCGAGCGGTGCGATCGGGTTCGAGAGGGGTTGCTGCGGACTAATTCGAATCGGCGGCGGTCGCTGCCATCGCTTGCTTTTCTTCGTCGCGAACACGATTGAACATGTCGGCGATCGCATCCTCCAACGGCGGGTCTTCGACGACGACATCGTCGATCGGATGCTCGTTGAGCGCCGCCGCCAGTCGCTTGGGAATGTCGGTCCGCGCGATCTTGATCTTCGCTTTGGGTAGGTCGATCGACAGGACTTCGCCGATGTTTGTTAGGTCGCCCGGTTGATGCCCTTCGGCAAACTGCAGCGTGACCACCTTGGAACCACTGAACGCATCGACGATCCCGGTCAGCGAGCCGTCGTATTTGATCTGCCCCGAAGCGATGATCACCACGCGTTGGCACAACGCGATGATGTCCTTCATGTAGTGACTGGTCAACAGCACCGTCGTCCGCTTCTCCTGCTGATAGTGCCGCAGGAATTGTTGGATGTTGTGTTGAGCGACGACGTCCAGCCCGATCGTTGGTTCGTCCAGGAACAGCACGTCGGGGTTGTGCAGCAGCGCCGCGATCAATTCCATCTTCATCCGCTCGCCCAGCGACAATTCGCGGACCGGTTGCCCCAGCAAGCGTCGGACGTCCAACAGGTCGGTCAATTCATCCAACGTTCGCTGAAACGCGTTTTGATCGATGCGATAGATCTGTTGATGCAGGCGGTAGGATTCTTGGGCGGGGAGGTCCCACCACAATTGGTTCTTCTGCCCCATGACCAGAGCGAAGCGGCGGCGGTAGCCATTTTCTCGTTGCCAGGGCGTGTAGCCCATCACGCGAGCCGTCCCCGAGGTTGGGTTGATCACGCCCGAGAGCAGCTTCAGCGTCGTCGTTTTGCCGGCACCGTTGGGGCCCAGGAACGCGACAAATTCCCCCTCGTCAACGGTCAGGTCGATCGATCGAACCGCCTCCACCTCGCGGTACTCGCGATGAAACAGGCCGCGCACGCTGGCCATCAGCCCTTCCTGTTTCTTGTAAACACGGTAAGACTTGGTAAGCTGCTCGATCTCGATGATAGGCATTGGGCGTCGTCGATTGTCTGATGATGTGATTCGTGTGACAGGTGGGTTGCGGTATTCTAAACCGAAGTCCAATCCGCCGCGATTGGCGGTCGGCGGAGCGATCGCCGCTCGGTGTGCTGTCCGATCGAATTGCCGGTTGTTGTTCCTTGTCATTTTGCCAGTAACTCATGAATCAAGCTTCCCCCCCTGCCCTGCGGATCGGTCTGGGATACGACACCCACCGGATTGGCCCCGCGCGGCCGTTTCTTCTGGGAGGCGTTGAGATTCCCTGGGACCGCGGTCTGATCGGTCACAGCGACGCCGACGTGTTGCTGCATGCGATCACCGACGCGCTGTTGGGAGCTGCGTCGCTGGGCGATATCGGCCGGATGTATCCCGATACCGATCCGGAGAACAAGGATCGCGACAGCGGGGAAATGCTAGCGGAGGCGATGCGTCGGGTTCGCGCCGCCGGTTGGGAGATCGTCAATCTCGACTGTGTCGTCCGAGCTCAGCAGCCCAAGATCTCGCCACACGCCGCGGCGATCTGCGCTCGGATTGCGGAAATCCTTGCAATTTCGGTCGACTGCGTCGGCATTAAGGGGAAGACGGGCGAATACGTCGGCCCGGTTGGACGCCAGGAAGCGATCGAAGCCCGCTGCGTGGCGCTACTGTACCGCAGCTAGAGAATCCGCCGCGGCGGCTCGCGACCGCATCGATGGGGGCTGGCGAAAGTCCGGGCTGCCCAATCGGGGGCGATTCTCTATAATCGCCGCATCATTGATGTTTTCACTCGATCGCGGTTTCCGTTTGATCGACTGTTTGGCCTTCCCGCTCCCACTCGGGCTCCGACACTACCATGGCTGAGATTCGCGTTTACAACACTCTGTCGAAAACCAAAGAACCCTTTGCGCCGGTTCACCCTCCCAAGGTCGGGATGTATTTGTGCGGGCCGACTGTCTACAAGGAAGCTCACATCGGCCATATGGTCGGCCCGGTGATCTTCGATACGATCAAACGCTATCTCGCCTACAGCGGTTTTGACGTCACGTGGGTCGTGAACATCACCGACGTCGACGACAAATTGATCGCCGAATCGCGTCGACGCGAGGTGCCGATGAGCCAGATCGCCGTCGAGATGACCGCCGATTACATGGCGAACTTGAAAGAGCTGGGCGTTAATCAGATCGATTACCTGCCTCGCGCGACCGACCATATGGATGACATCATCGGCTTCATCCAGTCGCTGGAGTCGAAGGGCTTCGCGTATGCCAGCGATGGCGATGTCTTCTTCGACGTGGCTCGCGACAGCGGTTACGGCCAGCTGTCGAATCGATCGCCCGACGATCAACAGGGAGCCGGCGGCGAAGCGGCGGCCAAGAAGCGTTCCGCAGCGGACTTTGCGCTCTGGAAGTCGGCTCGCGAAGGCGAACCCTCTTGGGACAGTCCTTGGGGAAAAGGCCGGCCGGGCTGGCACATCGAATGCTCGGCGATGAGTCACTATTATCTGGGCGAAACATTCGACATCCACGGCGGCGGTCTGGATCTGATGTTCCCGCATCACGAAAACGAACGGGCACAAAGCAGCTGTTGCCACGGTTCGCCGATGGTTAAATATTGGATGCACAACGGGCTGATGCGAGCTGGCGGCGACGCGGGCAAGCTGGGCGGACGCAGCGAACGCGAGAAAGAAGCAGCCGGCGAAGCCGCTGAATCGATCGAAGAGCAAGCTGCCGGGAAGATCTCACGCAGCAAAGGTGCCGGCGGTTTGGCCGATCAGATCCGACGCCACACCGGTGAACGGATCCGGTTCTTCCTGTTGCGATCGCACTACCGGTCGACGATCATCTTCGGCGAAGAGGGATTGCAGGAAGCGGGGACGGCGTTGGAAGGCTTTTATCGCTTCTTTGACCGCTTTGAGAAGGGAACCGGAATCGCGTTCTACGATCTTCCCGTCGCGCGATCGCGAACCCAAGGCGATCTGATCGCGGGGGACGACGCCGATCTGAAAGCTGTCTTGGCCTGCCGCGACAAATACCGCGAAGCGATGGACGACGACTTCAACACCGGAGCGGCGTCGAGCCAGTTGTTCGATATCGTGCGGGCATTGAACAAGCAAGCCACCGCGATCAAGTTGCCCGAGCAAGCGGCGGCGCAGCAGGTTCCCGAGGATGCGACAGTCGAAGAGTTTTTGGCGTGGCTCGATTCGGCCAAGATCGCCAACCCCGACTTCATCAAGAGCGTCTTGGTGCTGCGTGAGTTGACCGGGTTGTTGGGGTTGTTTGGCAAGCGGCCACCGAAGGCGGCTGGCGACGACGACGACAACGGCTTGGCCGACCAATTGGTTGGCGTGTTGATCGAACTCCGCAAGGAAGCCCGCAGCAACAAAGACTTCGCCACCTCCGATGCGATCCGCGACCGATTGGCTGCGATTGGCGTGGCGTTGCTGGATGGCAAGGAAGGGACATCGTGGGAAATGCAAAAGTAAAGGGAAAGGTCGCTGCCGGCGGGGCGACTGGCGGCACGATTTTGGGAGTCGATCCCGGATTGAACATCACCGGCTACGGCGTGATCCGCTCGGTCGCCGGTGGGATCGAACTGCTGGAAGCGGGGATCATCCGCACCAAAGCCAAGGCGTCGTTGGAACGGCGTCTGTTGGATCTGCACGAAGGTTTGGGCGAAGTCATCGCCGCCCATAACCCGAGCGTGCTTGCGCTGGAACAGCTCTATTCGCACTACAAGCGTCCGCAGACAGCGATCTTGATGGGGCATGCTCGCGGCGTGATCTGTCTGCTGGCGGCGCAAGCGGGGATCGCGATCGAGAGCTTCGAAGCGACCAGGGTCAAGCGGATGATGACCGGCAACGGGCACGCTCCCAAAGATCAGATGCAGATGGCGGTAAAGCTTCAGTTGAATCTGGCGACCGTTCCCGAACC from Rosistilla carotiformis includes the following:
- the cysS gene encoding cysteine--tRNA ligase — protein: MAEIRVYNTLSKTKEPFAPVHPPKVGMYLCGPTVYKEAHIGHMVGPVIFDTIKRYLAYSGFDVTWVVNITDVDDKLIAESRRREVPMSQIAVEMTADYMANLKELGVNQIDYLPRATDHMDDIIGFIQSLESKGFAYASDGDVFFDVARDSGYGQLSNRSPDDQQGAGGEAAAKKRSAADFALWKSAREGEPSWDSPWGKGRPGWHIECSAMSHYYLGETFDIHGGGLDLMFPHHENERAQSSCCHGSPMVKYWMHNGLMRAGGDAGKLGGRSEREKEAAGEAAESIEEQAAGKISRSKGAGGLADQIRRHTGERIRFFLLRSHYRSTIIFGEEGLQEAGTALEGFYRFFDRFEKGTGIAFYDLPVARSRTQGDLIAGDDADLKAVLACRDKYREAMDDDFNTGAASSQLFDIVRALNKQATAIKLPEQAAAQQVPEDATVEEFLAWLDSAKIANPDFIKSVLVLRELTGLLGLFGKRPPKAAGDDDDNGLADQLVGVLIELRKEARSNKDFATSDAIRDRLAAIGVALLDGKEGTSWEMQK
- the ruvC gene encoding crossover junction endodeoxyribonuclease RuvC gives rise to the protein MGNAKVKGKVAAGGATGGTILGVDPGLNITGYGVIRSVAGGIELLEAGIIRTKAKASLERRLLDLHEGLGEVIAAHNPSVLALEQLYSHYKRPQTAILMGHARGVICLLAAQAGIAIESFEATRVKRMMTGNGHAPKDQMQMAVKLQLNLATVPEPPDVADALAIALCQQQMSSMQVQL
- a CDS encoding GxxExxY protein, with amino-acid sequence MPIYVDAEIQVFPEPEFHSLAERVVGIAFDVHQSFGRLLDEEIYKNVISGRCHAAEIVPARREVEIVVQHDDFRKSYFMDSLLANGLMVEAKVVEELADVHRAQAIHYLLLTGMHHGLLLNFRPGKVEKWFVSTSLDLNERRRFEVDDSDWQPRTVASRKLQRLVEDLLLDWGAFLQTSLYRQAITHFFGGPEIALRRVPVYDAGRQVGTHEVCMLAEGTAVAVTGLSSGQPAMADHLRRFLCHTDLTTMDWVNLDKHQITFRTITR
- the ispF gene encoding 2-C-methyl-D-erythritol 2,4-cyclodiphosphate synthase → MNQASPPALRIGLGYDTHRIGPARPFLLGGVEIPWDRGLIGHSDADVLLHAITDALLGAASLGDIGRMYPDTDPENKDRDSGEMLAEAMRRVRAAGWEIVNLDCVVRAQQPKISPHAAAICARIAEILAISVDCVGIKGKTGEYVGPVGRQEAIEARCVALLYRS
- a CDS encoding ABC transporter ATP-binding protein, with product MPIIEIEQLTKSYRVYKKQEGLMASVRGLFHREYREVEAVRSIDLTVDEGEFVAFLGPNGAGKTTTLKLLSGVINPTSGTARVMGYTPWQRENGYRRRFALVMGQKNQLWWDLPAQESYRLHQQIYRIDQNAFQRTLDELTDLLDVRRLLGQPVRELSLGERMKMELIAALLHNPDVLFLDEPTIGLDVVAQHNIQQFLRHYQQEKRTTVLLTSHYMKDIIALCQRVVIIASGQIKYDGSLTGIVDAFSGSKVVTLQFAEGHQPGDLTNIGEVLSIDLPKAKIKIARTDIPKRLAAALNEHPIDDVVVEDPPLEDAIADMFNRVRDEEKQAMAATAADSN
- a CDS encoding NAD(P)H-hydrate dehydratase — protein: MTTRSPALPQLAPRDADSHKGDYGRVLLIGGSPGMAGSISLSASASIRSGAGLVTVAVPRRCLETVAGYDRCYMTVALPDDLKGFYELAASRVAQLSESATVLGCGPGMRTGVGAEGIVKTLCSQESDKPLVFDADALNCLSQCDDWKSMLAPRMILTPHPGEWERLSGVAASDRKAQEAAAVETGKATGATIVLKGSKTFVTDGKKSVHNSTGNPGMASGGSGDVLTGVLCGLLAQGLAVFEAAHLGVFVHGRAGDLAAESVGQISLSASDLLQHLPAAFMSLSDQ
- a CDS encoding DHH family phosphoesterase, encoding MPVNWKKFKDTIAHYENFVLTSHIRPDCDALGSELGMAEVLRAVGKKVRIINAHDTPPGLQFLDPAGNIEVLRRHVEAEDIQTDCIMVLDTSAWAQLGAMAQVVEETRADKLIVDHHLGEDDMGALLFKDTSAEATGHLVVQAADALGVPLTKKMAMPLYAAIATDTGWFRFSSTSADTYRCIARLVDAGASPTEIYGDLYERDTLGRVKLRGRILSRTTAELGGRLVYTWVLAEDFEKTGALPSDTEDAINLTLAIAGTDAAVIMIEQLKGGFKLSFRSRCEMNCNDVARVFGGGGHKAAAGAFIEGNIESVKEKVLPVVMEMMK
- the ribF gene encoding riboflavin biosynthesis protein RibF; its protein translation is MTLIRDLDQASQVARGGAISIGNFDGVHRGHAVLLKQLRQLADEVGGPAVVLTFDPHPASLLRPDQAPVPLTWIERRAELLYRLGVDRVIACRPTAELLGLSATDFFQQVIRERLDCQAMAEGPNFYFGKDRQGDVEMLGHLCQRAAIPLRIVEPLDNQGQMVSSTMVRAAIADGQIEAANAMLTAPYRISGLVAVGSQRGAGLGFPTANLSDLKVLAPAAGVYAGQTWVGGTAYRAAIHIGPNLTFDEGQCKVEVHLLDFTGDLYGERLEVQFNRRVRGIVKFASVDDLRNQLGRDIATVRNEPLS
- a CDS encoding ABC transporter permease; its protein translation is MSTATQSSSPLTQRLKTWWMIVRISLEERLVYRGDFALGTLMRFLPIITQIFLWSAVFASMERPGEETTFGGFRFHDMVAYYLITMVARAFSSMPGLSSGIARQIRDGEIKKFMIQPIDLLGFLLLGRVAHKVAYYSVATLPFAFVFFLCRSYFVDGWPDPTIIAAFAATLVMGFLIGFFLEAAIGLIGFWFLEVSSLLFIYMLFSFFLSGHMFPITLLPDEIEWFVQLLPLKYLAYFPAAVFLGKIPPDELGQELLIEAGWVVVLIIVCRVMYARGVRRYSGFGG